A window from Malassezia restricta chromosome I, complete sequence encodes these proteins:
- a CDS encoding glutamate 5-kinase — translation MQQGKTVVIKLGTSSILSDVSLEPKIRIMASIVETVSQLRLRGHRVVLVCSGAIGVGRVRMGIKERPQELSVRQALAALGQLRLMTLWENLFGMLGIHIAQVLLTRADLADSPRYVNARATLETLLSDKFNAVPIVNENDTVSVFEMRFGDNDSLSAITAGIIDADYLFLCTDVDGLYTDNPRVNPDAFKLDVIQNMDEARRLTCVKTMGSSFGTGGMQTKLVAAELATAAGIATVILNGEHPENMAHIVEQDIATQAFRTPHMQLRDPPCTLFLPHQQRMPAHKWRILHAMHPSGALIIDQGAYERLSRKESGGRLLPVGVIGVEGNFDRLQAVRLKIYKPSLPGEPPETVEVGRALTNYTSIECERIKGLQSAQAVEVIGAVDTMYITDQAVLSLRAAAPT, via the coding sequence ATGCAACAGGGTAAGACAGTGGTGATCAAGCTCGGCACATCGTCGATCCTATCCGATGTGTCGCTTGAGCCCAAAATACGGATTATGGCATCCATCGTAGAGACAGTATCGCAGCTCCGACTGCGCGGCCACCGTGTCGTGCTAGTGTGTTCGGGAGCTATCGGTGTGGGGCGCGTACGCATGGGCATCAAAGAGCGGCCACAGGAGCTAAGTGTGCGCCAGGCCCTCGCCGCCCTCGGGCAACTTCGCCTCATGACGCTCTGGGAAAATCTGTTCGGGATGCTCGGCATCCACATAGCGCAGGTACTCTTGACGCGTGCGGACCTCGCAGATAGCCCACGCTATGTGAATGCTCGCGCGACACTCGAAACATTACTGTCGGACAAGTTTAACGCAGTCCCCATTGTAAATGAGAATGATACCGTATCCGTGTTTGAAATGCGATTCGGCGATAATGACTCACTTTCGGCTATTACGGCCGGCATCATTGACGCTGACTACCTGTTCCTGTGCACGGACGTTGATGGCCTGTATACCGACAACCCACGAGTCAACCCGGACGCGTTCAAATTGGATGTAATTCAGAATATGGATGAGGCTCGGCGGCTGACTTGCGTCAAGACGATGGGCTCATCGTTTGGTACGGGCGGTATGCAGACCAAGCTCGTGGCGGCAGAGCTCGCCACGGCCGCAGGCATTGCCACCGTCATTCTTAATGGCGAGCACCCGGAAAACATGGCACACATTGTTGAGCAGGACATCGCGACGCAGGCTTTCAGGACGCCCCACATGCAGCTTCGCGACCCGCCATGCACGCTATTCCTGCCTCACCAGCAGCGAATGCCTGCGCACAAATGGCGTATCCTCCATGCTATGCATCCATCCGGTGCGCTGATCATTGATCAAGGTGCCTATGAGCGCCTCTCCCGCAAAGAATCGGGTGGGCGACTCCTGCCGGTGGGCGTCATTGGCGTCGAAGGCAACTTTGACCGGTTGCAGGCTGTTCGTCTTAAAATATACAAGCCGTCCCTGCCGGGCGAGCCACCAGAGACAGTGGAAGTGGGACGCGCCCTCACTAACTACACGTCCATCGAAtgcgagcgcatcaaggGACTCCAAAGTGCACAAGCAGTGGAAGTCATTGGTGCTGTGGATACGATGTACATTACGGATCAGGCTGTGTTGTCCTTGCGGGCAGCTGCACCGACATGA
- a CDS encoding small subunit ribosomal protein S6 yields the protein MPLYELFCVAIAQAESAPLRDLVHTTSRLVLDHGGVVRNVQYWGKRTLPQRAKRHQQLHYSGDYWLMQFDTNAPTLKVLNDRLRQDPRVIKWNTLKLGEKLREIVPPTASGGATPAQSTMGGKTVDYLG from the exons ATGCC ACTTTACGAGTTATTCTGCGTGGCCATTGCACAAGCAGAATCTGCCCCGTTACGTGACCTCGTGCATACCACCTCGCGTCTTGTGCTAGACCATGGCGGTGTTGTGCGGAATGTGCAATATTGGGGCAAGCGGACCttgccgcagcgcgccaagcgtCATCAACAGCTTCACTACTCCGGTGATTACTGGCTCATGCAGTTCGATACCAATGCGCCGACGCTCAAGGTGCTGAATGACCGCTTGCGCCAGGACCCGCGTGTGATTAAATGGAACACCCTCAAGCTGGGCGAAAAGCTGCGCGAGATCGTGCCGCCCACCGCTTCTGGCGGCGCGACACCAGCCCAGTCGACGATGGGTGGCAAGACTGTTGACTATCTTGGCTAA
- a CDS encoding replication factor C subunit 2/4, which produces MSVESQPWVERYRPKTIDEVSSQQHAVNVLRRSLSSANLPHMLFYGPPGTGKTSMILALARQLFGPELMRSRVLELNASDERGIAVVRDKIKSFARAAVSAPNPDYPSPPFKIVILDEADSMTQDAQSALRRIMEQYSRITRFCLICNYVSRIIDPVTSRCSKFRFKPLDASSAEARLQYIAQAEGLRISPEVLSMLIHTSDGDMRRSITYLQSLARLVSARGNDASLMSSTTVGELAGIVPMPVITSLAQTMAVPSYDTNDEATPTAQGSAFDAVYDAVHHIVREGYSSLQVVLQLHDYIISHPMLSARQKTKCALHLGAADKALMDGGEESLQLLTLCLSLHQDVTNST; this is translated from the exons atgtcggTTGAAAGCCAGCCGTGGGTTGAGCGATA TCGACCCAAAACTATAGATGAGGTCTCGTCACAGCAGCATGCAGTGAATGTGCTGCGTCGGTCCCTATCGTCTGCCAAT CTCCCACATATGCTGTTTTACGGACCACCAGGCACGGGAAAGACGTCGATGATTCTTGCTTTGGCTCGTCAGCTATTCGG GCCTGaattgatgcgctcgcgcgtTCTCGAGCTGAATGCCTCGGATGAGCGTGGCATTGCTGTAGTGCGTGACAAGATTAAATCGTTCGCACGAGCTGCTGTCTCGGCGCCGAATCCAGATTACCCGTCGCCTCCTTTCAAAATTGTGATTCTCGACGAAGCTGACAGTATGACGCAGGACGCTCAAAGCGCATTACGCCGTATCATGGAGCAGTACAGTCGTATCACCCGATTCTGCCTCATCTGTAATTACGTGTCGCGCATCATCGATCCTGTTACGTCTCGATGCAGCAAGTTCCGCTTCAAGCCACTGGATGCATCGAgtgccgaggcgcgtctcCAGTATATTGCACAAGCTGAGGGCTTGCGAATAAGCCCTGAGGTCTTGTCGATGCTTATCCATACGTCTGATGGTGATATGCGTCGGAGCATTACGTACTTGCAGTCCCTGGCGCGTCTTGTGTCGGCACGTGGTAACGATGCAAGCCTCATGTCGTCTACGACTGTGGGCGAGCTAGCCGGCATTGTTCCGATGCCTGTGATAACGTCACTTGCGCAAACTATGGCCGTTCCTTCCTACGACACGAATGACGAGGCCACACCTACGGCTCAGGGCAGCGCATTCGACGCTGTGTACGATGCTGTGCATCACATTGTGCGCGAAGGTTACTCTAGCTTGCAGGTGGTGCTGCAGTTACACGACTATATTATTTCCCACCCTATGCTTTCTGCAAGGCAAAAGACCAAATGCGCTCTTCATCTAGGCGCTGCCGACAAGGCCCTCATGGATGGCGGCGAGGAGAGCCTTCAACTTCTCACGCTGTGTCTCTCCCTCCACCAAGATGTTACAAATAGCACCTAA
- a CDS encoding chromatin assembly factor 1 subunit A has product MATNEATHSPKRKAEDAPEHARAKQTKKAPSLVTLKNTRLSLRQKAVGWDRTMPVLRAVLAFQSFFSDNQTHVLMEIPTEHLGVIASLAQESDKNETELAKRIHATLLPEGSTTTIQNGENVDVLSVTTIQKCLNHIAARVNYGIDQTGEETVPASLQLWRWEVHDMSLLPKENLDKLVARRQERVQAKEEALQLFEALPQEKQQSLLSPKKPPRTKTRAVELDPPSEDAAPPPSSSPVHVDMPEESPKPTPVPREKSERTKLRESRRAERQAREERQEKDKQAQVRLFNAFFQQPVAKSVSKKDEEKNKTDFELTFPPCEYKDVAEPNQFYHPVDDTFLQQLDARNASPQVLLAEFQQAFRKRSIRQTSSGIHPPVCVRDIMKTVTESDVLGGNAEEQAKRSLEKLNDRRLVPIKLLQFHLERRPGWVGTNTRSSNFITPRRPFGQDPLSIDYTFDSDAEWEDVDEGENVDDAMDDREEEAESVASSEEDSELDDWLEDDLEEEDAAPMEEDTVSSSRSALVRESPLSHKTKKKLKLLGRRFDSKLVPYITGPHWETTLSAASYESFEPYQVRLLNEAHVGLNPFTFVSTTMTIADDDKSSDTIPQAATTSPESSTLQNSVPPRTTKFLFPDTHMPELVSKIHGSTRSKPALIEDLWEYFAPSIKGVSKAAIESRLQECAIRESKKPGAKWIIKEDSKHYMAP; this is encoded by the coding sequence ATGGCCACGAACGAGGCGACGCATTCGCCAAAACGCAAAGCAGAGGATGCGCCAgagcatgctcgagcaAAACAGACCAAAAAGGCCCCATCTCTTGTGACATTAAAGAATACGCGTCTTTCTCTTCGGCAAAAGGCGGTCGGCTGGGACCGAACCATGCCTGTGTTACGAGCCGTACTGGCCTTTCAGTCGTTCTTCTCAGATAACCAAACGCATGTATTAATGGAGATTCCCACTGAGCACTTAGGTGTGATTGCCTCATTGGCACAAGAAAGCGACAAAAATGAGACAGAGTTGGCCAAGCGAATTCACGCCACGCTCCTTCCCGAGGGCAGTACAACCACCATACAGAATGGAGAAAATGTCGACGTGCTCAGTGTGACTACGATCCAAAAATGTCTAAATCATATTGCTGCTCGTGTAAATTATGGCATTGATCAGACGGGCGAAGAAACTGTCCCCGCCTCTCTGCAACTCTGGCGTTGGGAGGTCCATGACATGAGCCTCTTGCCAAAAGAAAACCTGGATAAGTTGGTTGCCCGTCGACAAGAGCGCGTACAAGCAAAGGAAGAAGCTCTGCAATTATTTGAAGCTCTGCCCCAAGAAAAGCAGCAGTCACTGTTGTCGCCAAAGAAGCCGCCGCGTACCAAGACACGGGCGGTGGAGCTTGATCCGCCTTCAGAAGAtgcagcaccgccaccatCTTCTTCACCTGTACATGTGGATATGCCTGAAGAATCGCCGAAACCTACTCCCGTGCCCAGAGAAAAGTCAGAGCGCACCAAGCTTCGCGAGTCACGACGTGCGGAGCGTCAAGCACGCGAAGAAAGACAAGAAAAAGATAAGCAGGCTCAAGTACGTCTTTTCAATGCCTTTTTTCAGCAGCCTGTCGCCAAATCAGTCAGTAAGAAGGACGAAGAAAAGAACAAGACTGACTTTGAGCTGACATTTCCGCCTTGTGAATATAAGGACGTGGCCGAACCAAATCAATTTTATCATCCCGTGGATGACACGTTTCTTCAACAATTAGACGCGCGCAACGCATCACCACAGGTGCTACTTGCAGAATTTCAACAAGCTTTTCGCAAACGCTCGATTCGCCAAACGTCGAGTGGCATTCATCCACCTGTGTGTGTGCGAGACATTATGAAGACAGTGACAGAGTCAGATGTGCTGGGCGGAAATGCAGAGGAACAAGCCAAGCGAAGTCTTGAGAAACTCAATGATCGACGTTTAGTGCCTATAAAACTTCTGCAATTTCATTTGGAGCGCCGGCCTGGCTGGGTTGGCACAAATACGCGTTCGTCGAACTTTATAACACCACGGAGGCCTTTTGGACAGGACCCACTCTCGATTGACTATACCTTTGACAGTGACGCCGAATGGGAGGACGTCGATGAAGGCGAAAATGTGGATGATGCGATGGATGACCGAGAAGAAGAGGCGGAGAGTGTTGCCTCTTCAGAGGAAGACTCAGAATTGGACGACTGGCTCGAAGACGACttggaagaagaggatgcaGCGCCTATGGAAGAAGATACGGTCTCTTCTTCACGCAGTGCACTCGTGCGTGAATCTCCTCTTTCGCACAAAACAAAGAAGAAGCTCAAATTGCTGGGACGTCGGTTCGACTCCAAGTTGGTGCCATATATAACGGGCCCACACTGGGAAACGACTTTGTCCGCAGCAAGTTATGAGAGCTTTGAGCCTTATCAGGTTCGTTTATTGAACGAAGCACATGTCGGTCTCAACCCATTCACATTCGTATCCACCACCATGACAATTGCGGATGATGACAAGTCTTCTGACACTATACCACAGGCTGCAACTACATCGCCAGAATCGTCAACATTACAGAACAGTGTGCCGCCACGCACAACCAAGTTCTTATTCCCTGATACCCATATGCCAGAACTTGTTTCTAAGATTCATGGCTCCACACGATCCAAACCGGCTCTCATTGAAGACTTATGGGAATACTTTGCCCCCAGCATAAAGGGTGTGAGTAAAGCAGCTATTGAATCGCGGTTGCAAGAATGCGCCATACGTGAGAGCAAGAAACCGGGAGCAAAATGGATCATTAAGGAAGATAGTAAGCATTATATGGCCCCATAA
- a CDS encoding kinetochore protein Spc24, whose translation MSEHHSDAAMTESTLPEMINELNGVLVPDEELVRIREFKTMLEEVQERRDAERSKFEEIIKQLEASVSELRESSTRASAEWRSFEEHASIMKGMENEKFDLAKKINDQEATLSMLESEIEELRRESEVMENWDIEEEVGMDRNVLALQLFRGMGFVPHHDNDEASAPITSLLVRSAKRNVAASFDIDHEALQNSVQARYDLASRLWTAAN comes from the exons ATGTCGGAGCACCATTCTGACGCCGCCATGACGGAATCAACGTTACC TGAAATGATTAACGAGCTAAATGGCGTATTGGTACCTGATGAAGAGCTGGTCCGCATTCGCGAGTTCAAAACAATGTTGGAAGAAGTTCAGGAGCGTCGAGATGCAGAACGCTCCAAGTTTGAAGAAATCATTAAGC AACTTGAAGCGTCTGTGTCGGAACTGCGCGAGAGTTCGACGCGTGCCTCTGCTGAATGGCGTTCCTTCGAGGAGCATGCCTCCATTATGAAAGGCATGGAGAATGAAAAGTTCGACTTGGCAAAGAAAATTAATGATCAAGAAGCTACTCTTTCGATGCTAGAGTCTGAGATTGAAGAGCTACGTCGAGAGAGTGAAGTCATGGAAAACTGGGACATCGAGGAGGAAGTCGGTATGGACCGAAATGT CCTTGCTCTGCAATTATTTCGCGGAATGGGATTTGTTCCACACCATGATAACGATGAAGCTTCTGCGCCCATCACATCACTCCTTGTGCGTTCAGCTAAGCGCAATGTCGCAGCATCATTTGATATTGATCATGAAGCGTTGCAAAATTCTGTACAAGCTCGGTATGATTTGGCTTCGCGACTATGGACTGCTGCAAACTAG
- a CDS encoding C-8 sterol isomerase translates to MRKTSSTTSSRGSFYWLAILAVFFALFGAVIKLLDNRLRHFYIFDQAQLHDISRAAIARHGNATDLIFDEIVSKLGQDPKIGPTLNKNSFRDHNEWVFNNAGGAMGSMYIIHASITEYLIFFGTPIGTEGHTGRHTADDYFHILQGEQLAFRAGDLTPERYPAGAMHHLKRGQVKQYVMPESGCWALELAQGWIPPMLPFGMADSVFSTLDLPTFLRTCVITGREMIANLLRGKF, encoded by the exons ATGCGCAAGACATCCTCGACCACTTCGTCGAGGGGTTCTTTTTACTGGCTTGCCATTCTCGCTGTATTTTTCGCTTTGTTTGGAGCTGTTATCAAGCTCCTAGACAATAGGTTGCGTCATTTCTATATATTTGATCAGGCCCAACTGCATGATATTTCGCGAGCCGCTATTGCGAGGCACGGTAACGCAACTGACCTCATTTTTGATGAGATCGTATCTAAACTAGGACAAGACCCAAAAATTGGTCCCACGCTGAACAAGAATTCTTTTCGGGACCACAACGAGTGGGTGTTTAACAACGCTGGTGGTGCCATGGGCTCGATGTACATCATTCATGCATCCATTACCGAATACCTGATCTTTTTCGGTACGCCCATTGGTACAGAGGGTCATACTGGCCGACATACAGCGGACGATTACTTCCATATTCTCCAGGGCGAGCAACTCGCGTTCCGTGCAGGAGATCTTACACCAGAGCGCTACCCCGCAGGCGCCATGCATCACTTAAAGCGCGGGCAGGTCAAGCAGTACGTGATGCCAGAATCCGGATGTTGGGCTCTTGAACTTGCCCAAGGCTGGATTCCACCGATGCTGCCCTTCGGCATGGCTGACTCAGTGTTCTCCACGCTTGATCTGCCAACGTTTTTGCGTACGTGTGTGATCACTGGTCGCGAGATGATAGCGAATCTTCTTCGTG GGAAATTTTAA
- a CDS encoding MFS family protein has product MANEEAVGDEEASHTSMEQDIPFKPAVDLPDGQDPKRWSVPRKVYVNTIFMLMVFVNTYISGIYSPGIKAMLHDVPMSREVADLGTGMYMFGIAVGSLLWGPMSQVVGRRPVFLVSLVGMVFFNLGLCLTMHVSGSIICRFFGGAVGATTFSNVAGSIIDMTTERERTPYNTLFRYFTFIGPPCAALLGTVVVRDSTWKWNLRSAPIACFVCLVLYTFTVPETYAPVLIQRKIERDREVYDEKKHHHSWIHRELHHIRHKIPDFALWTMVVSQIAESLPVPWILLFEEPLVIVVTFYTSMLYGLLYGSLLFFPIIWGDVRGYTNVQVAYCYFAVITGFTLSTMMVGLWIQNSEYKRAYDRNQHTPELRIRSGIFSIFFVPIGLFIFGWTAPFLHVHWSGPCIGVLLYTFGMLSVFSSWMTYLTDTYVNNAAAVVCINSFVRCSIAGAFPLFTRQMVHGMTFQGSMSLFGGISIPLTAIGIYIAFHGHRIREKSKHAVYG; this is encoded by the coding sequence ATGGCAAACGAAGAAGCTGTAGGAGATGAGGAAGCATCACATACGTCTATGGAACAAGATATTCCATTCAAACCAGCTGTCGACTTACCTGATGGCCAAGATCCCAAGCGCTGGTCCGTGCCACGAAAGGTCTATGTGAACACCATATTTATGCTCATGGTGTTTGTCAACACCTACATTTCAGGTATATATTCGCCTGGCATCAAGGCCATGTTACATGATGTGCCAATGAGCAGAGAAGTGGCAGACTTGGGTACAGGTATGTACATGTTTGGCATAGCGGTGGGGTCATTGTTATGGGGTCCCATGAGCCAAGTGGTGGGTCGTCGACCTGTATTCCTGGTGTCGTTGGTCGGTATGGTTTTTTTCAATCTTGGTTTGTGCCTTACCATGCACGTATCTGGTTCGATCATCTGTCGTTTTTTTGGTGGTGCTGTCGGTGCCACCACGTTTTCTAATGTCGCAGGGAGCATTATTGACATGACAACAGAGCGTGAAAGAACCCCCTACAATACCCTATTTCGCTACTTTACTTTCATTGGACCCCCTTGTGCTGCTCTTCTTGGAACAGTTGTTGTGCGTGACTCTACATGGAAATGGAATTTACGCTCAGCGCCGATCGCCTGTTTTGTGTGCCTTGTGCTATATACATTCACTGTTCCAGAAACATATGCCCCAGTTCTCATACAGCGCAAAATTGAACGGGATCGAGAGGTGTATGATGAAAAAAAGCATCACCACTCATGGATCCATCGAGAGCTACATCATATCAGACACAAGATACCCGACTTTGCATTGTGGACTATGGTCGTCTCCCAAATAGCGGAATCACTGCCTGTCCCATGGATCCTGCTTTTCGAAGAACCTTTAGTCATTGTTGTGACATTTTACACGTCTATGTTGTATGGTTTGCTGTATGGCTCGCTGCTATTCTTTCCGATTATTTggggcgacgtgcgcggcTACACGAATGTTCAAGTGGCGTACTGTTATTTTGCTGTAATCACGGGCTTTACCTTATCTACCATGATGGTAGGCTTGTGGATTCAAAATTCAGAATACAAGCGTGCGTATGATCGAAACCAACATACGCCTGAGTTACGCATTCGCTCGGGTATATTTTCCATTTTTTTTGTCCCCATCGGTCTGTTTATTTTTGGGTGGACAGCGCCATTTCTTCACGTTCATTGGAGCGGACCATGTATTGGTGTCCTCCTTTACACGTTCGGCATGTTGTCCGTTTTTAGTTCATGGATGACATACTTAACGGATACCTATGTAAACAATGCGGCTGCAGTGGTATGCATCAACTCGTTCGTTCGGTGCAGTATCGCGGGTGCCTTTCCCCTGTTTACGAGACAAATGGTGCATGGAATGACATTTCAAGGTTCAATGAGTTTGTTTGGTGGTATTTCCATCCCACTAACCGCTATCGGAATCTACATCGCGTTTCACGGTCATCGAATCCGTGAGAAGAGCAAACACGCTGTATATGGATAA
- a CDS encoding E3 ubiquitin-protein ligase RAD18: MDEALLQDVSDPSDWTGSWSELRHLDMTLRCGLCFDIFRAPVAFRECAHVYCSSCIRMHINQPGGAGAFCPNCRQKKAYDSELVVQPVLEAASNHWRHTRSFLMKQWQKMQELESKRSEMKGAEANGEPHEILARSRKRVRGTPDEDQDYRALDAGTIVQCPICQREFDAIAINAHLDRGCGTEDPGPPTMDHWLRASSPVTHSPEKRLTRPQYQLKTERDMRKLLEALQLPTSGNKDRMVERHRHWVNLYNANLDAAPALRASLPSLRKQLMQWERSHGEMTAKNVPTEKQAKAWLKANQHAYTDLIAQARSTLPSNISEHAKNSEK; encoded by the exons ATGGATGAAGCACTGCTGCAGGACGTGAGTGACCCGTCAGATTGGACCGGCAGCTGGTCGGAGCTGCGTCACTTGGATATGACGCTTCGATGCGGCTTGTGCTTT GATATTTTTCGTGCACCTGTGGCTTTTCGTGAATGCGCGCATGTATATTGCTCTTCTTGTATACGCATGCACATCAACCAGCCAGGTGGCGCGGGAGCATTTTGTCCAAATTGTCGCCAGAAAAAGGCGTATGACTCTGAACTTGTAGTCCAACCTGTTCTCGAAGCGGCTTCAAACCACTGGCGACATACTCGGTCTTTTCTCATGAAACAGTGGCAAAAGATGCAGGAGCTCGAGTCCAAGAGGTCTGAAATGAAAGGTGCTGAAGCGAATGGTGAGCCTCATGAAATCTTGGCAAGATCTCgcaagcgcgtgcgtggaACGCCTGATGAAGACCAGGACTATCGTGCATTGGATGCAGGTACGATTGTACAATGTCCTATCTGCCAACGCGAATTCGATGCAATCGCAATAAATGCGCATTTAGATCGAGGGTGCGGGACAGAAGACCCAGGACCTCCCACCATGGACCATTGGCTTCGTGCGTCATCACCTGTAACGCACTCACCCGAAAAGCGACTCACTCGCCCGCAGTACCAATTAAAAACGGAGCGTGATATGCGCAAACTTCTTGAA GCACTCCAGCTTCCGACGAGTGGTAACAAGGACCGCATGGTCGAGCGGCATCGACATTGGGTAAACCTGTACAATGCAAATCTTGATGCGGCACCCGCTCTCAGAGCCTCTTTACCATCCCTTCGAAAGCAACTTATGCAATGGGAGCGTTCGCACGGTGAAATGACGGCAAAAAATGTGCCGACAGAAAAGCAAGCAAAGGCATGGCTTAAAGCGAATCAGCATGCCTATACGGACTTGATAGCTCAGGCCCGATCAACGTTGCCATCCAATATATCCGAGCATGCCAAGAACAGCGAAAAGTAA